ATTCCTACACAATCATCCTCACCTACCTCTTGTTCTTCCTCTGACACACACCCTGCCCAGCAACCCCTTACACAAACTTTATCTAAGACATCTACATCTGCACAGCCTTATACACATGCCTCTCCATCTCCCATATTGTCACCTCAACCTACCTCTTCTGTCTCCACTTCCTTATCGCCTCTCACTGTCTCATCCACACACACTAGCCCTCTTGGTATGTCCATTGTAACTCCTCAGGTTCCCATTACTGTGAATACTCATCCCATGATCACTAGATCAAAGGACGGCATTTTCAAGCCTAAGGCACTTGTTGTCATGTCTGATCTAGTGCAATGTGCTCTTTCCAAGAAGGTCAGCTCTCCTTCTAAGCCAGATTACACCATCACTAAACCTCCATCTTACAAGATTGCAGCTCAGTACCCCCAATGGTGTTCTGCCATGGCTGATGAATTTGCTGCTCTAAAAGGGCAGGGCACTTGGGTTCTGGTTCCACCCTCTCCTTCCCAAAATGTTGTTGGTTGTAAGTGGGTGTTCAAAGTCAAAAGAGAATAGTGATGGTTCtatcaacatatataaagccagACTTGTTGCCAAGGGATTTCATCAGCAATTTGGGATTGACTTTGAAGAAATTTTCAGTCCTGTTATCAAGCCTCCTACTGTGAGAATTATTCTTTCACTTGCTGTGCAATTCAATTGGCCACTCAGACAACTTGATGTCAGCAATGCCTTTCTTTCTTAGAGAAGAAATGTACATGGTTCAACCACCAAGGTATGTTGATCCAGCTCATCCTAATCATGTCTGCAAGCTTCTTAAGTCTCtctatggtcttaaacaagcccCTAGAGCTTGGTTTGAAAGATTCTCTACTGAATTGTTGCATATGGGCTTTCAGGCTTCACTCTCATATTCTTCCTTGTTCATTTTCAAACAGGGTTCTTTGGTTGTATATCTACTggtctatgttgatgacattatTATGACTGGTAACAATCCTCATTTCCTGTCCTTCTTGATTGCACAGCTCAGTTTAGCCTTTAAGCTTAAAGATTTGGGTCATCTTCATTACTTCCTTGGTCTTCAGATTACCAGGTCTTCCAAAGGATTGGTCTTGTCTCAGACTAAATATGCCCAAGATTTACTTCTTAAGGAAAATATGCACACTTCCAAACCTGTTGGTGCCCCTTTTACTCCTAATTCTAGATTGACTCCCACTGATGGTTCTTTGCTTTCAAACCCTTATGAATTTAGGAGCTTGGTTGGGTCTCTTCATTATTTGACCTTTACCAAACCTGATCTTAGTTTTGCAGTCCAACACGTTTGCCAATTTATGTCTCACCATACTGATACTCATTTGATTGCTGCCAAAAGAATCCTCAAATATGTTAATGGCACTTTGAATTATGGAGTTTTTCTTCAACCTGGCCCTTTCTCTTTATTTGCCTTCTCTGATTCAAACTGGGCAGGGGATCCCTTTGATAGACAATCAATTACTGGTTATATTGTTTACCTTGGTTATAACCCAATCACATGGAGTGCAAAGAAACAAGATACTATTTCTCGTTCTTCCACTAAATCTGAGTATAGAGTTTTAGCTACCACTGCTACTGAGCTCTATTGGCTTCGACAGGTCTTGAAGGATCTTGGTATTTATGCTGGTGTGACAATGTTTTTACCCTTGCAATTGCTTCCAATCCCGTCTTTCATGCTTGCACCAAACATATCGAGGTGGATTATCATTTTGTTCGTGAAAAGGTCTTGCGTAGAGATCTTTAAATCAAGTATATAGCCACGGGTGATCAACTTGCTGATGTGTTTACCAAAAGCTTATCCACttatcggtttggttttcttcATTCCAAAATCATGGTGTCTTTTGACCCCATGGTTTTAAGGGGGGATGTTAAAGACAGACAACCAAAGCACACAgtgaaaatagaagaagaagactcaAAGACTCCAACGGCTAGTTTCTTATTAGAAACGATGCCGTATAACTTAGCCTATCTATGTTTTTAATGAAACGGATAGTTTTGGTAGACTTAGTCTTAGTTTAATGAAACGGAGCGTTTTGGTGTGCTAGGTATGCTTCGTCTAGTTTGAATCTTCTTCCAATACTCTGTTTCTATACTAAGATTGGGTTTCAGAGTTTGCTTCAGAGCACAGTTAAGCTCTAACTACCTTCTAGCTGTTATTCCTTGATTCACGGAGCATAATGTGGAGTAGGTTGTTTTTAGTTGGAACGGTTTTAGTTTCTGGAATGATCTTGGTATAATTATACTATATAAACAAGtttaattgttgtattgattAAGCTTGTGAAATACAATTTCTCAGAATTCTCTCTAGAAACttctctctctattctctctttctttcttgggtTGTTCTTATTTCCGCTATTTTTGTACACTCCAACAAGCTTCAAAATCTTTTAGTTGAGTGATACTACGCAATGAAACTAAGGATTGAAAGGAAACCACAATTTTACAGTTGCTTTGGAGATTTGTTGAGATGTGAGAATGCTAGAGTAGTCTGCTAGACTATTACAATAgtatttcattttcattagaTAAAAAGCACTGGAagataaaaatacatttttttattatagagaaatagttttttttttcagataaaAATACTTTTTCCATTATTGAGAAACGTACAGAGAGAACtcatactaattttttttaattaaaaaagattaataCGTGTGAAATAAAAAGAGAATGATGAgatagacctttttttttataggatgaGGTAGACATTAAATACCAAATGGGTTGTTTCTCTTCAGCCACTTAATATAGCTGTGTTTTTggggtctatagctgcgttttttacgTCGTTGCCTACACGTCAGTGTCGTGTCCCTTTTTTTCAATGCAATACGCGCCGATTCGCGCCGACACGGTACCGACGCACACGGAATCGGGTCCATTCGAGCCGAATCGGTCTGTATTGGGCGCAACCACTGATGCAGGCcgaagttcaaaaaaaaaaaaaaacagaaggtGCGAAACACACCGTTTGGccgaaataaaaataaaaaagggtgcAAAATGCACCATTTagacaaaatcacaaaaaccctATATCAATTCTCACTTCTCATCTTCAGCTTTCAGCCCTTCACACTTCTCATCTTTAGCTTTCAACCCTTCACACTTCAGCTCTCTGCCTTTCTCCCACTCTCTGCCTCTCTGGTCTTTGTGCTCATGTTGTGCTCCACACCTCAAGTCTCAACTCACCCTCacactctcaagtctcaactcaCTCTCCGTCTCAACTTACTCTCACTCTCCGTCTCCCATGCTCTCCGTCTCCCCTCAAGTATCAATCTCAAGCTTTCAATATTAGTTTTTCATAGCTCTCACATGCTCTGACCTTTTTCCGTAGCTCTCACACTCTTAGTTTTTCAATCTTAGGTCTCTGTGATGtttgatctgatttttttttttttttatataagctgTAATGTAATAATGTTGTGACTTGggtatgattttttatttagttaaaagtTATTactcattgtgatttgtgatttgtgattgtgaacaCTGAACtgtgatctgatttttttttttttttatataagttgtTTGTGTAAtgttgtgagtcttgtgacactggggtttgattttttatttagttaatagttattatatatttgtcaaattatttataGGGTCAAATTGAATCTATCGAATTTGCAATGGACGAAGCTACTAGCACAAAAGGTTCACCTTCATCTAATGAAGAAGTGCCAAATGATGAAAATCCTCTTTGGCAGTAtgtgactaaaatagaaaaatcacCTGGTTCTACTGTTAAATCAGGTGGAAACACACACTTTAAGTGCAACTATTGTGGTAAAGTTTATATGGGAACCTATTCTAGGGTTAaggctcatttattaaaaattagtaataaaGGTATTAAAGCATGCCCTAGTGTGACACCAAGCCATAAGTTGGAAATGCAGTGAATGCATGATCAGATTGAAAATGATAAGTTAGAGAGAGAACAGAGAAGTCAAATTCCTTACTCCCACCTCCCCCAAGCCTATTGCCTCTATTCCCTCATTTCGAAGACAGGAAGAGAGTGATAGTACAAATCCCTTTGATGGTAAGAGGAGGAAGGTGATTGCGAATTCTCCGATAGAGAGAGCATTccagaataatgctagacatgaaTTGGATTGTAGAATTGGTAGGATATTTTACACTGGTGGGCTTCCGTTTAGCTTTGCAAGGAACCCATATTATCGAAGTTCATGTTCATATGCTGCTACCCATAGCATTCCGGGTTATGTTCCTCCTGGATTTAATGTCTTGagaacaacacttttgcaaaGAGAAAGAGTTCATGTTGATGGAATTTTGAAACTAATTAAGGACTTTTGGCTTGAAAATTGTGTAAGTATAGTTTCTAATGGATGGTCAGATCCAAAAAGGAggcctcttattaatattatggttGTATCAAATAGAGGTCCAGTGTTTATAAAGGCAATTGATGGGTCAGGTGAGTTCAAAGACAAACATTATATTGATGGGGTATTAAGGGATGCTATAAAAGAGATTGGACACGACGAAGTTGTTCAAGTCATCACTGATAATGCTAATGTGATGAAGTCTGCTGAGCTCTTATTGAAGGTGAGTATCCCACAATATTTTGAACACCCTGTGTTGTCCACACTCTCAATCTAGttttgaagaatatttgtgTAGCAAAAAACACTGAAAAGAATGAAATTACATATAAGGAATGTAGTTGGATTACACGTATTGCTGATGATGCATCCTTCATacgtgtttttatcatgaactATTCATTGAGGTTggcaatgtttaatgaattttgtccattaaaacTGCTCCAAGTTATTGATACTAGATTTGCTTCAGTTGTTGTAATGCTGAAaaggttgaagttgataaaaagatgTCTTCAAGCCATGGCTATTAGTGACCAATGGGCTTCTTATAGGGAGGATGATGTTGGAAAAGCTCAAAAGGTGAAAGATATGATTCTAAGTGATCGTTAGTGGAATAGTGTTGATTATATCCTTGAATTCACAGcacctatttatgatatgctATGAGCAGCCGACACAGATAAGTCTTGTCTTCATCTTGTGTATGAGATGTGGGATTCAATGATAGAAAAGGTGAAGGCAGCAATATGTCAACATGAAGGCTTGGAAGATGATGAGTATAGCTCATTTTGGGGTGTGGTGTATGATATACTCATTGATCGATAGACTAAAAATTGTACACCACTACATTGCTTGGTtcattccttaaatcctaagtaagtacttttattttttattttccttagttCCCCCTTCTAGTTAAACACACGTTTCatctatatttgtttttaatctttaactAGGTATTACTCCATTGAATGGCTTTCGGAGAATACAAAATGCATCGCTCCACATCGGGATCatgaaatttctatggaaaGGATCAAGTGCTTGAATTGATACTTTGAAGATGAGAATGAGTTAAGGGTGGTGAAAGTTGAGTTTGCTACATTTTCAGGAGGGAGGTTTCCTTCATCAAATGCCTTGACATATAGGTGGGCCTTACAACCTTTGGTTTGGTGGCAACACCATGACTCCtcatttccaactcttcaaacccttgcccttaaacttcttggacaaccttgctcatcctcatgtgctgagaggaattggagcacatacaaattcattcattttcttaaaaagaaacaaaatggcaCATGCACGTGCTGAggatttggtatatgtgcaCTATAGTCTTCGACTCTTCTCAAGGTGCAATGAGGAGTACGTAAATACAACAACAAAGATGTGGAATATCGCAGGAGACTCTTGAAATGAGAGCAACATACATGGAGGAGCTGAAATTCTTGAGAATGCTGCCCTTACACTTGATGAGTCAGAGTTGGAGGCCATAGTTATTGAGAATGCTACTAGCACTAGTGTTACTACCGGTGAAAGTGAAGTTTGAAGTGAAGCTATTGATCTTGATGAGGATGATGCTTGTCtttgattgtcttgttgattatcttttattttgttttaatttcaaacttgtaagttgtattctaatttccaaacatcatggaatgttttagtttcaaacttgtggGTTGTATTTAATCTATGAAtatcatgttttagttattatctactactattaaatttggtatatgtttatataatgtgaaaaagtatgcttcgcaatatattaaaaatatttttaataattttttaatcgctgcacctgcaccctactttttcaaaacttGCCGAGTCTCACACCCCTACCCGAATCCGGAAACACACTCGTGCTTCGTAGGTTGAAAGCTTGTGGGGAAATTGGGTTGATTCGAATTGGGGAGGAGGTGCATCAGCATGTGGTTCTTTGGGGGTTTGTAAATGATGGGCTCGTGCTCAATGCTCTTGTTGATATGTATGCTAAGTGTGGTGACATTGTGAAGGCTTAGAAGGTCTTTGACAAGATCACTTCCCAAGACTTAGTGTGGTGGAATGCTATGCTCACGGGTTATGTTCGTCATGGGCTTTTGGTGGAGGCAGTTGACATCTTTGGCAAAATGCTTTAAGAAGGATATGAGCCAGACTCAGTTGCTATATCCACAACGCTTACCAATTTGTCATCATTGAAGCTTACAGTTCAAATTCATGCTTGGGTTCTTCATAGAGGATTTGAGTGGTATTTGTCTATTGCTAATTCCTTGATTGTTGTTTACTCCAATCATGGCAAGTTGGATCGAGCCCGTTGGCTGTTTAAGCACATGCCTGAGAGGGATGTTGTGTCATGGAACTCTATTATTACTGCTCACTCGAGAGACTCAGAAGTCCTAAGGTACTTTGAGCAGATGGAGGATGCTGCTACTGTGCCAGATAGTATCACATTTGTGTCAATACCATCTGCTTGTGCCCATTTGGGCTTGGTGAAGGATGGGGAGAGATTGTATTCTATGATGAGAGTACAACATAGAATAAGCCCAATCATGGAACATTATGTTTGTATGGTTAATCTTTATGGGAGGGCAGGACTGATCAAAGAGGTTTATGATATCATAGTGGAAACAATGGAGTTTGAGGCAGGTCTAACAGTGTGGGGAGCATTGCTGTATGCTTGCTCACTTCATGGAAATGTAGATATTGGGGAGATTGCTGCTGAAAAACTTTTTGAGTTGGAACCGGATAATGAACATGATTTTGAGCTTTTGATGAATATTTATCGCAATGTAGGTAGATTGGAGGATGTAGAAAGAGTAAGAATGATGATGGTGGAAAGAGGATTGGATCTGCATCTCTTGGAGGATTGGAAGAAAGAGTAAGAATGAATGACTAGGCATAGTGTAGACGGTATGATTTGTGCCTGCTCTGTTTCTAGCCTTTCACATGAATCTGCATCTCTTTTTTGTGTTGACTAGCTTGAGCAGAGTGTAGTTAGATTTCCAATGCGAAACATTTAAAATATTCTTTACAAAACTTGAAGTACGTATACACTATACAAAAGACATTCTTACATGGTACTCGAGTAACATATTgctaggaactcgagtttaagagTTCCTTCtagcattttttaatttaaataatccATGTTAGcagcaattttttttggaactcgagttttgaaactcaagttccatgtcaaactcgattttcttaatatcaagtttcaaaaaagtgATACATTGCTAAATATTTCTCAAATAGTGGTAAAACACTAATAATTTTGGCCAACAGTagtatttggtcattttcacCCGCTATTTGAGTCtccattttttattgaaaatgagtACTGCACGCCTAATGATATTAGGTTCTTTGAGAACATTTAATTGGACCTGCATCTCCTTCAACTGACCATTTGGGTTGTGGAGAAGGGATGGCAGTGCACGAAGATAAAATGTTTGTGTACTTAGGGTCTTTGTTGTGACTGAAGTACAGGTTTTTGCTACACACGTCTCTCTTATAACTACATATTTATTTTCAACTCCTCTAGGCTGTAGAGGTTGgaagacaaaaataataaatgcgTATATTATGAATGATTTCTGTTCCAAAATATCTACAGAGGTGAGAAAACTAATAGGTTAACTATAATGAACTTGGAAGCTTTGTAACAAAATATTGTGCATCCCTGGGGAACCACTTGTTTGCAGTGTTCAACTGTCCCAGCTTTTAAAGAATGGTGGATAGATGCCAAAAACGTGTTACCTTGCACAACTTGCAGAAGGCTAGAAATACTAGCAATATATTTGTGCATACAAGTTGCATAGGGAAAGTAACATTCTTTCATGATTTACCAGCATTCTTCGCTTTCTCACTTTCTCAATGAGTTCTTCTAGGAGTACAACCTTTGTGCCACCAATTTTGTCACATCCCAGATTATAAGTGAGCATCCAATATCTATCACTTTCATATAAATGTACCATTTTCCTCCACTGTTCACAGTTAGCCACATTAAAGTTGTAGCCCAATTTTGTCACATCCAAGATTATAAGTGAGCATCCAATATCTATCACTTCCATATAAACCTACCATTTTTCCTTCACTGTTCACAGTTAGCCACATTAAAGATGTAGCATAAGCTGTGGCGCAAAAATTTTCtacacattctctctctcaacattGCATTATCTCACTTGGCATTAAACAACAATTGATAACCTATGCTGTGACTGAAAtagcataatatttaaagagAAAACCCAAAATGATCCAGCAAATATAATATTCTTAATTCAACAAACATCCTCGACACATGTTGGCTCAAATGATAACATTCTAAATGAGCATGAAAGCTAAATATTTAACTAGCAACTAAAATATCTGACAACATTGAAAATCCGAAGTTAAAGTTCAATCATAAAAATGCAAGCCTCCAGTCTATGAAAAATAACATTAGCTCCTTGAGAACCACCACTGCTATACTTTTCACCGTTGGCCAGAATCAGGAGAACCATCTCCATAAGAGACCAGGCCCTTCTTCCCATCTGGGCTTCCAGATGATGACTTCGACCTGTCTTTGCTTGCCCGCCTAGGAGATTGGGAGTCCAAGGATGACCTTGATTCTGATGGGCTCCTGCTCCTAGAAGGTGATCTCCTCCTCTCAGCCCGTGGAGAGGCACGAGATCTATATGGCTCAACTGGTGAACGGCTGCGGCTGTAACGCCGACTTCGGTAGGGTGGACTCCGTGATGCAGACCGTGTCCTACTTCTTCTGCTTCTGTATCTGCAAACAGGTCATGTAGAAGCCTACCGTAAGAGAACATTAATACCAAGAAATGCCAGGAAGTGTGACCAACAACTAAACATGGGAAATGAGAATGAGATACATATTAAGAAAAAGGGAAACTCAGCCAGCTTTACACTTTTTGGCAATATTTTTTCAACCTCCTAAAGGTGtctaatcaaataatttataaaaaaaaaaatctaaaaatcaaCAATCCTACCCTTaccaacacccccccccccccaaacaacAAAACTTGCAACCACAGATGCGAGACCACAGACCTTGGAGGAGTTCTTCCTCTTGGTGGTGGGCTTCGAAAACGCCTAGGGGAATACCTTCTGTAACTTGAAAATCTAGGAAAGCAGGCATGAACAATCAGTCATTGGCATTCAAGTCTGACAAACattacataattatattttgtaGGTCAAAGCATTCACAACTAGTTACTACTTACCTCTCACGATCGCCTCTACCACCATATCGATAAGATCTCACAGGAGAAGCAGAGGGGGTTCTGTATCGTCGTGCATAAGAGTACCGATCACTAAAACCACGCCCCCTTCTGACGCGCTTGGGTGATCCATCTTGGGAAACACTTCTCCTTCTGATGCGCTTGGGTGATCCATCTGGGGAAACACTTCTTGATAAACTCCTTCCTCGGTCAGGAGGTGACCTAACTCTACGTGCAAGGCTAGGGCTCCTAGAATAACTGCGACGATTATTTCTGCTTGGAGCCCTCATTGGACTTCGGCTAATTCTCCTAGAAGGGGCCCTACCTGAGCTTCTGCTTGTACTTCTTGGAGATCTGACTGGGCTTCCACTTATGCTTCTTCTAGAAACTCTTATAGGACTTCTGCTAATTGATTTTCGTGATGAGGTTCTTGGCGGGCTCCTACTTGGGCTCCTTCCTGCCAGTGACCTTACAGGGCTTCCACTAACACTTCTTCGAGACCGGGCCCCCACTGGGCTCCTAATGATACTTCTCCCCTTCCAGCTCCTCGCAGGACTTTGGCCGACACCTCTGACTGGGCTCCGACTGCTGTCACTTCTAACAGGACTTCTAGCAGGACTCCTGCTGATACTCCTCCCAGGAGCAAGTGGGGGGCTTCCACTACGACTCAGGCTTCTGCTCAGCCTCCGTTTTGGACTAACACTTGGACTCTTGCTCAGACTCCTGGGACTAATACTCATACTCTTACTCATGGTCCTCTTAGGACTTATGCTTCGGCTCCTGCTCATCAACTTTTAATAAAATACCAGATCTTGAACAATCGATAAGCAAAAAGAATAACTGAGGTGTGACAAGAATGGAGAGTAGACCTAGATTTGCCAGGGTGATCATCTACTACGTCAGGTTGTCTATCTTCGCTTCTGTCAGATTTAGTGTCTCGTTCGATGCCATTGCTTCTCTGCTCTCCATTCTCCTTGGGGgattttccttcttccttttcaaGCAAGATGGCTTCGTCCCTCTTTTTGCGACGGCCGGGAGCAACTTCTTTTGTGGCCAAGGGAAGCTGTTCTGGAGCTGCATAATATTAAAACAAAGCAGCAACACAAAACATGTATCAAAAGGTGATAAAATGATTCACAACTTTAAATTAGAGAAATACAGTTGTGTATCACTTTGAAACAAAACCAAGTATAATACAGCTAATACTATAGGGAGGGAACTTTCCTCAAGAATatgaaactaaaaataatagcACAATGAAGTTAAATCTAACCAGTATTCTGAGAACGGTCTTTCCGTTTCTGATCTTTTCCAGGAACATCCAGGTCATCACTATCAGAACCGCTTTCACTTTCACTCTCAGTATCCGTAGAACCATCTGATGCTCTACAGAACAGAAAGGCAGGATTTAGCAGTGTCAATCTGAAGACGTTATACAAAAACATGAAACACAATGCTTAGGTTTCACATATGGCAACCACAAACTTCAATGTTACACATCCCCAGCTCCAAAAATGCATCTCAATCATCCATGCCCAACAAATAATAGAATAATGCTACAGatacaattttacaaaaagttttacaaactgctaatgtggtgagtgactattggtaaatgaaaaagtaatattaatggtgggcttagatgaaaaccaataagaggttGGCCACATCAACATCTTGTAAAAATATAGTTAAATAGTTtgtctgtagcattactctaaatAATAACCAAGTGATTTCTTATCATTACAATACGCATAAACATTAAGCAGAAGACAACAGGAATATTATGCCACATTCTTTAATTCAAGCTCCCCTCTCTTTCCCCCTCCCCCCACACCCCCAAGCCCATTTTGAGGTGTTTGTGTGGGTACCATTTGAGTTAAGAGCCAGAACATCTAAGATATTATTATACTATTAGCAAACTAAACACACGCAGaataatgatgaaaagaaaTGGACATGTTACAACTGGATTAATCCATGACAAACAATACACATTATTTTCCCAATAAGTCACAATTCACGGGTATTTTAAATTTACGGATTTCGTGCACACAACCTTTTTGATCTGCGCTTGGATCTTTTATCACGCCTCTTTCGCCTTTTGTCACGGCGTTTATCCCTTCTTTTTCCCCGTCTGTATTTGTCTCTTTTCGAagatctctttctcttcttacGCCTTTCATCACTTGAGTAACTAGTGTCAGATAATGAGGACGAATCCAAGTCTGAATCACTATCAGATTCAGATGTTTCCAAATCAGTATCTGAGGAACTATCAGATTCAGATGAATagtatcttcttctccttttccttctttctctagATGATTTCTTGTGTTTACCCTTCCGCCGTGCTTCATGATTATTTGCATCCAAAGATGCATCCTTcccaattttcaatttatatgcTTTTTTCTTGTCTGCACAAAGAATAACCAAAAGGCTATCATTCACAGAAAAGAGAATTTCTCACAAAACTAGGAGCTGATAAGTACAGAATAACATATGTATGCCTACAGcattgtaaaaattaaatgcCATCCATTATAaaatctttaaataataatacCCTCTGTTCAAAATTGAGAGtcccctcttcttcttttttgggatgCCCTAAAATGTGGCCCTCTTGATtagtcaaatatatatatatatatatatattaactttttAGTTTCTAAAGTAACccctttggagagaaaatttgaaatttattagattttgagGATAATCTTGACCACTGTCACCTTTACCAAGGAAGAGTTGAATTCTCCCAATGGGACTCTCAACTTGTAACAGAAGAAGTATTTCATTTAtcactttgtaaaaaaaaattggatattGTAGCTCCATGATTCTTACTGTCATTTAGTTCACCACAATTGATGATTTTAACTGTCACTGTTGGACTCCCATCTTCATCACCCacgttttcaatttttgtaagtAATTCATGCCCATGAACAAGCTTCCCAAAGACAACGTGCTTCCTGTCAAATATAAGAAAAGGTTGCTGAACATTCCAAAGAGtgtacacacaaaaaataacttAAGGATGTAtcatgaattttaaaaattaacacaGGTCGCCGTTCGGTTCAGCTTGTGTTCATCCTAAAAGAGAATGTACAGCTTTCAAAGCTTCATTTTTTCTATTGGAATAGTTGCACTTTTGCCTAACTTATATTTTGGTGTAAGGCATATATAGGAGTCCATTTTCATcatttgttaattatttatattttcatataattttgtatttttcagaTTTGGGAATTTATTTCCATGATTTCAGGTGTTTTCAAAACTCTCCTAGTCAAATTAAAGTCTTATTATGGTGCTATATCAATTGGTACTATATCTGTTCAACAATatttttacttgaaaaatatattttttattgagcCTTTACATAGGCTTGCAAtccatataacaaaaataacaattcattttcaataaaatttggGGTTTCTTTATTTATGGTAGACTCCAAGTTTTACCTTATGGATTCAAGAAGCTCTATATGGATTCTGTTTGTTTCACTGTAAAATGAAAgcattttacatttgaaaacatGTTCAGTCAaaacattttcaagtgtttggtgtGACAATTTTTGACAGACAAACCACCTAAACTGGTGCTTCCCAGACACCAG
This genomic stretch from Castanea sativa cultivar Marrone di Chiusa Pesio chromosome 1, ASM4071231v1 harbors:
- the LOC142622568 gene encoding uncharacterized protein LOC142622568 isoform X3, which gives rise to MAIADRDSLGSHFIVTFEADHRLDRKHVVFGKLVHGHELLTKIENVGDEDGSPTVTVKIINCGELNDNKKKAYKLKIGKDASLDANNHEARRKGKHKKSSRERRKRRRRYYSSESDSSSDTDLETSESDSDSDLDSSSLSDTSYSSDERRKKRKRSSKRDKYRRGKRRDKRRDKRRKRRDKRSKRRSKRASDGSTDTESESESGSDSDDLDVPGKDQKRKDRSQNTAPEQLPLATKEVAPGRRKKRDEAILLEKEEGKSPKENGEQRSNGIERDTKSDRSEDRQPDVVDDHPGKSRSRSISPKRTMSKSMSISPRSLSKSPSVSPKRRLSRSLSRSGSPPLAPGRSISRSPARSPVRSDSSRSPVRGVGQSPARSWKGRSIIRSPVGARSRRSVSGSPVRSLAGRSPSRSPPRTSSRKSISRSPIRVSRRSISGSPVRSPRSTSRSSGRAPSRRISRSPMRAPSRNNRRSYSRSPSLARRVRSPPDRGRSLSRSVSPDGSPKRIRRRSVSQDGSPKRVRRGRGFSDRYSYARRYRTPSASPVRSYRYGGRGDRERFSSYRRYSPRRFRSPPPRGRTPPRYRSRRSRTRSASRSPPYRSRRYSRSRSPVEPYRSRASPRAERRRSPSRSRSPSESRSSLDSQSPRRASKDRSKSSSGSPDGKKGLVSYGDGSPDSGQR
- the LOC142622568 gene encoding uncharacterized protein LOC142622568 isoform X1, with the protein product MKKMAKKKNPFVFMDVSIDGDPAERLVFELFPDVAPKIAENFRALCTGEKGIGPKTGRPLHYKGSFFHRIIRGSFAQGGDFVKRDGTGGESIYGEEFPDESPSLKHDGPGLLSMAIADRDSLGSHFIVTFEADHRLDRKHVVFGKLVHGHELLTKIENVGDEDGSPTVTVKIINCGELNDNKKKAYKLKIGKDASLDANNHEARRKGKHKKSSRERRKRRRRYYSSESDSSSDTDLETSESDSDSDLDSSSLSDTSYSSDERRKKRKRSSKRDKYRRGKRRDKRRDKRRKRRDKRSKRRSKRASDGSTDTESESESGSDSDDLDVPGKDQKRKDRSQNTAPEQLPLATKEVAPGRRKKRDEAILLEKEEGKSPKENGEQRSNGIERDTKSDRSEDRQPDVVDDHPGKSRSRSISPKRTMSKSMSISPRSLSKSPSVSPKRRLSRSLSRSGSPPLAPGRSISRSPARSPVRSDSSRSPVRGVGQSPARSWKGRSIIRSPVGARSRRSVSGSPVRSLAGRSPSRSPPRTSSRKSISRSPIRVSRRSISGSPVRSPRSTSRSSGRAPSRRISRSPMRAPSRNNRRSYSRSPSLARRVRSPPDRGRSLSRSVSPDGSPKRIRRRSVSQDGSPKRVRRGRGFSDRYSYARRYRTPSASPVRSYRYGGRGDRERFSSYRRYSPRRFRSPPPRGRTPPRYRSRRSRTRSASRSPPYRSRRYSRSRSPVEPYRSRASPRAERRRSPSRSRSPSESRSSLDSQSPRRASKDRSKSSSGSPDGKKGLVSYGDGSPDSGQR
- the LOC142622568 gene encoding uncharacterized protein LOC142622568 isoform X2, translating into MLGCLAPWQDESPSLKHDGPGLLSMAIADRDSLGSHFIVTFEADHRLDRKHVVFGKLVHGHELLTKIENVGDEDGSPTVTVKIINCGELNDNKKKAYKLKIGKDASLDANNHEARRKGKHKKSSRERRKRRRRYYSSESDSSSDTDLETSESDSDSDLDSSSLSDTSYSSDERRKKRKRSSKRDKYRRGKRRDKRRDKRRKRRDKRSKRRSKRASDGSTDTESESESGSDSDDLDVPGKDQKRKDRSQNTAPEQLPLATKEVAPGRRKKRDEAILLEKEEGKSPKENGEQRSNGIERDTKSDRSEDRQPDVVDDHPGKSRSRSISPKRTMSKSMSISPRSLSKSPSVSPKRRLSRSLSRSGSPPLAPGRSISRSPARSPVRSDSSRSPVRGVGQSPARSWKGRSIIRSPVGARSRRSVSGSPVRSLAGRSPSRSPPRTSSRKSISRSPIRVSRRSISGSPVRSPRSTSRSSGRAPSRRISRSPMRAPSRNNRRSYSRSPSLARRVRSPPDRGRSLSRSVSPDGSPKRIRRRSVSQDGSPKRVRRGRGFSDRYSYARRYRTPSASPVRSYRYGGRGDRERFSSYRRYSPRRFRSPPPRGRTPPRYRSRRSRTRSASRSPPYRSRRYSRSRSPVEPYRSRASPRAERRRSPSRSRSPSESRSSLDSQSPRRASKDRSKSSSGSPDGKKGLVSYGDGSPDSGQR